ACTGAAAGACCACTGCTCCGGTATAACCGAGATGTATCTCGACCGCCCCGGACTTGAAGACTTATTCCTGAAGGTGTACAGGAGGGAGTAGAGATTGGATCTTACAAGACTTGCGATTATCTCTCAAAAGGAGTTATCCGACCATGTAACAAGCAGGCGATTCCTCCTGATACTAACAATAACATGCCTTGTACTTGGGGTTGCGGCTGCAAACGGTGTCACGGATTACAACAATGCCCTTGAGAGGTATAAAGTCGGAGAAGAGGGTGATCCTTTCATGCCGTCAATCCTCTACGCGTTTGGAAAAATTACAGATTCGGTTGGTTTGGAAGGACTGGGGGCGATCATAGGAATTGCAATAGGTTTTGATCTCATTGCAGGAGAGCGGGAGGGAAGATCCTTAAAGACCATACTCTCACAGCCGCTATACAGGGACGAACTTATAAACGGGAAGGCCATCGGCGGAATAACCACACTCGCAATTATAACACTTGCAGGATTTTTAACCATTCTCGCCATATTCCTGGTTATAAGCATTGTTCCTTCTTTTGAAGAGGTCTTTTTAATCGGGGTGATTTGGTTTATAACTCTGCTATATATGATTTCATACTTTTCAATGGCGCTGATGTCTTCTGTTCTCGCAAAGACCAGTAGCGGAGCCATGATAATCTCACTGATCATCCTGTTCATAATGACGTATATAATTCCAGTCGGCGGAGGAGAACTCGGGACCTGTCTTCTCGGACCGGAACCTGAAGACATAGGGTATGACCATGATTCGCAACTACAGGCAAACTATGAAAGAGCGGTTTTGGATATATATGATTTTTTCAATCTCTTTTCGGCACAAAGGGTCTATAGCAGTATAACCTCCCCAATAACGGATCCATCTTATTATGCAATCTATCAGCTTGGGTTTGATAATTTAGACGAAACGGGGAATATTGAAAAACCGTCTTTATTGGGAATTATAGGTGACAAATGGATAAATATCATAGTTTTCATTATGTGGCCTGTTCTCTTCTTCGGGATAGCCTATGTGAAATTCATGCGTACGGACCTGAGGTGACGAAGAATTATGGATTTTAAACGAATCACCTTGATAGGTTACAAGGAATTCCAGGATCATATCACAAGCAGACGGTTCCTCGCCCTCTTGTTTTTGATGCTGACGATAACCGGGATCTTTGTATTCAAGGAGATAGGCAGTTATATTGAGGATTTGGAGGAATACAGCACACTCTATAGTTACTCCTTTTTTGGCCTTCCAAAACCTGTGAACATCTTCGAAGGTATAAAGTCCGGAATTGCAGGCAGCTCCATATTCGGGTCGATAATTGCTATTACACTGGGATTTGATCTTATAACGAAAGAGAGAGAGACCGGATCGATCAAGGCGATACTCTCGGTTCCTGTCTACAGGGACGAAGTCATAAACGGCAAGGCACTTGGAGGTATATTGGCAATAGCACTTGCGGTAACGATCGTCTTCGTGCTGACTCTTGGAATTATGTTGATATATAGCATTGTTCCGGATCTTAATGAACTGGGCTTCTTATTCGTTTTCTGGTTAATAACGATCCTCTATCTGTCCGGGATCTTTATAATGTCATTAATGGTCTCGTCTTTTTCGAAGACAAGCGGAATATCATTTATATACTCATTAATGCTCCTTCTCATCCTGACAAGCGTCATATATTCGACAGGAGATTTTGCAGTTGACACGATAATGGGGCAGGAGCCTTCGATAAATACGAACAATATGGGTTTATCGGATCCCAAACATTACCAGGAGGAATCCAATGCCTATTATCAAAGAAGAATAGAGCTTACAAATCTTGTATTTTACATCTCTCTCGAT
The window above is part of the Methanolacinia paynteri genome. Proteins encoded here:
- a CDS encoding ABC transporter permease subunit, with translation MDFKRITLIGYKEFQDHITSRRFLALLFLMLTITGIFVFKEIGSYIEDLEEYSTLYSYSFFGLPKPVNIFEGIKSGIAGSSIFGSIIAITLGFDLITKERETGSIKAILSVPVYRDEVINGKALGGILAIALAVTIVFVLTLGIMLIYSIVPDLNELGFLFVFWLITILYLSGIFIMSLMVSSFSKTSGISFIYSLMLLLILTSVIYSTGDFAVDTIMGQEPSINTNNMGLSDPKHYQEESNAYYQRRIELTNLVFYISLDTNYRKTSIALTKPKLYLRTQSEYNSESPDPTLSDMLGKIWGYVLFLIAYPIAFFGIAYVKFMRMDLR
- a CDS encoding ABC transporter permease, producing the protein MDLTRLAIISQKELSDHVTSRRFLLILTITCLVLGVAAANGVTDYNNALERYKVGEEGDPFMPSILYAFGKITDSVGLEGLGAIIGIAIGFDLIAGEREGRSLKTILSQPLYRDELINGKAIGGITTLAIITLAGFLTILAIFLVISIVPSFEEVFLIGVIWFITLLYMISYFSMALMSSVLAKTSSGAMIISLIILFIMTYIIPVGGGELGTCLLGPEPEDIGYDHDSQLQANYERAVLDIYDFFNLFSAQRVYSSITSPITDPSYYAIYQLGFDNLDETGNIEKPSLLGIIGDKWINIIVFIMWPVLFFGIAYVKFMRTDLR